From a region of the Nerophis lumbriciformis linkage group LG06, RoL_Nlum_v2.1, whole genome shotgun sequence genome:
- the LOC133608463 gene encoding tumor protein p53-inducible nuclear protein 1 codes for MIGKILSHLLGGGGDYEASDDVLGDLLESEEGGWVLVNLPDNGPLTSAPDADPLEDLLIEHPSMSVYQMRRRMSGAEEEEDGSDEDEENSPRPVEVRRHISWRLAAWGVPLPANVQMLRLQRAERKKLSRGVLARQNLLKTRCSPSERRYKQPSQRLYNY; via the exons ATGATTGGCAAGATCCTCTCCCACCTGCTCGGCGGCGGCGGCGACTACGAGGCGAGCGATGACGTTCTTGGGGATCTGCTGGAGTCTGAGGAGGGCGGATGGGTGCTGGTTAATCTGCCAG ATAACGGGCCCCTGACGTCGGCGCCTGACGCGGACCCCTTGGAGGACCTGCTGATCGAGCACCCCAGCATGTCCGTCTACCAGATGAGACGCAGGATGAGTGGCGCCGAGGAAGAGGAGGACGGCTCGGACGAAGATGAGGAGAACTCTCCGAG GCCCGTGGAGGTGAGGAGGCACATCTCCTGGCGCCTGGCGGCGTGGGGCGTCCCGCTGCCCGCCAACGTACAGATGCTCCGCCTCCAGCGGGCCGAGCGCAAGAAGCTGAGCCGCGGCGTCCTCGCCAGGCAGAACCTGCTCAAGACGCGCTGCTCGCCGTCGGAGAGACGCTACAAGCAGCCCAGCCAGCGGCTCTACAACTACTGA